The window AGAGTTGGTGTATTTTTAAATTCCGGAACATGAACTCTGTCAATACTGTAAGGGAGTGCTCCTGAGTTGAATATTCCTAATAATTTCTCTCCTTTTTTGATTTCTTTCAAGTCGTTTTGTGTTTTTAGAATCCTGTATCCCTTTTTGCTGTACACAGAATAGAGATCTTTCTTGTCTTCTCTTTTTGCTGGATTGAAAAATTCATCTCCGCCTCCTAACAGCACATCCAATTCCAGGTCTGCATACATTTCAGCGATTTGGGGTTCTGCATTTCTTTTTGAAGAATTTACACAGAATCCTGCAGGAGTGGCATGCGTAATGGTAACGGTTGTCACACAGCCTGCTTTCTTTCCTGCTTTTTTATATTGCTGCCATATGGGAAGATGTTTTTCACCGTTGGCCCCCATGTTCAGGACTCCGTTCTTCACTCTTATTCCTCCTCCGAAAGCGGAACTTGCTGCAGCGGAATCAGTTACAATAGAACTTGCAGAGGCAGTGTCCATCAGAGCTCGTGTCACTTTTTTCTCATGATACAGATTGAGCCAGTTACTCCCTTTTCCCAAAATATTCCGGGAATACAGATCAGCCATTGAAAGTGTTCCAAGACTCATTCCGTCACTTACCATAAAGATGATATTCTTTGCTTTTCCTTTCTGGGGATTTTCTACAGTTTTCCCGAAGCTCCAGAGATCAGATGGTGATAAGGTCAATAACCCTGAAAGTAATGCTGAACCTTTTAGAAATTTTCTTCTGTCCATATTGTGTTGAAATAAGATGATAAGTTGTTGTATTTAGTTTTTTATCAAACCAAGTTGCATCAATTAAAGGTTAATTTTAAATATTCTTTGGGAAAGGATCTTCAAAAGGTTGTTTCTGATCAAGCAGTTCTTTTTCCTGTTCATTAATAAGGCAATGCTGGAGGTCTGATAACATTTGATCTTTATCCAGGTTCTGCCCAATAAATACAAGCTCATTGATTCTGTCACCCCAGTTTTTATCCCATCTACTTTCTATAAATTCCTGATTTTCTGCAAATGAAGAATACTGTACCCGTTGGTTCATGGGCATGCTGCCCCACCATACCCCAGCCTTTTCCAGACGGAAAGAACCTCCGGCCTGGGAAAAATTCAAAGCATCGTCTGGTCTTGAGGCCAGCCAGAATAACCCTTTTGCCCTTATTGTTCCTTCAGGATAATGATGATTCAAATAGTTCCAGAGTCTCACAGGATGAAATGGTTTTCTATCTCTGAAAACCAGTGAGCTGATTCCATATTCTTCAGTTTCAGGCGTATGATGTTCAGATTGCAATTCTTTTTGCCAGCCAGCTGAAGATTGTGCTTTATCAAAGTCAAAAAGCTGCGTATTTAAAATCTGCTGAGGTTCAACCTTACCAAATTCTGAATGTAGAATGACAGCATCAGGATTTAATTTTTTAATGGCAGCTTTTAAAAATCCAAGTGTTTCAGAGTTGATAAGATCTGTTTTGTTTAAAATAATCACATTCGCAAACTCAATCTGGTCTGTAAGAAGATTGACAATTGTTCTGTAATCTCCTTCCATATCGGTAAGATCACGATCCATCAATAGTTCATTGGACCCGAAATCTTTCATAAAATTGAAACAATCCACTACAGTTACCATTGTATCTACATAGCTGAAACGGGAAAGGTCTATTCCACTCTCATCATCAATATAGGTGAAGGTTTGGGCAACCGGAATAGGTTCACTGATTCCTGTACTCTCTATCAATAGGTAATCAAAACGATTTTCGTGAGCAAGACGTTCAACTTCTATCATCAGATCTTCGCGGAGTGTACAACAGATACACCCATTGCTCATTTCTACTAACTTTTCTTCTGTTCTTGAAAGAGTATTTTGATTTTCAACAAGACGGGCATCAATATTAACTTCGCTCATGTCATTCACAATGACAGCTACTTTCAAGCCTTGTTTATTATGGAGAATATGATTGAGCAATGTGGTTTTTCCAGCTCCCAAAAAGCCACTGAGTACCGTTACAGGAAGTTTCTTCGTCATGTATTTTAATGTTTATGATTTTTAAAATTGATGATATGGCCAGTAATTAAACCTGCAGCTCCAAAATAGATCAGAGGAACATGAATTTCAAATATCAGGTCGATAAGTACAGAAATAAAAATGAGAGAAACTGATATCCAGAATAAAAGTTTCAGCCAGTGGTTGGTTATTTTTCTGGTTACCCTGAATACGACAATGGTACCAATACAAAGGAAACCTAAATCAATATAGGGGTTATGTGATATTCCCAAAGGAACAATCAGTAATAACGGAAAGACTATACAATGAATCAGGCATAAAACAGCAGCGGAGATTCCTACAGCATCAAGAATTTTTGACTTCATAATAGTATGGATTAATTTTCTTATCGTAACTTTGTTGCAAAAGTATAAATAAAAATTCAAATAACGCAACTTTGTTGCATTAAAATATGAAACAAGTTAGAAATACGCATGCTAAAACTGAAATTTTAAGTCTTATCAATGACTCAGAAATAGCCCTTACCCACTCAGATATTCAAAAAAAATTGGGTGATCTATGCAATAGGGTAACGATTTACAGAGTATTGGAAAGACTTGAAAATGAAGGAGCTATCCACAAGATTGTTAATATTGACGGGGTGGTGAATTTTGCGAAGTGCAGTGGAAAATGTACTCATGAAAAGCATTTTCATAATCATGTTCATTTCAACTGCAAAGAATGTAATTCTGTAACGTGTATTGAAAATGCAATTCCGGAAATTAGTTTACCGGAACATTTTATTGCACAGGAATACAATTTTATCATCAGCGGGATCTGTCCGAAATGTGCTGATGCTTAGAATGATATATAAAAAGCCAGGCAGATTCGCTAATTTGCAAGTCTGCCTGTTTTTATCACAATGAAATTTCGACTATAAAGAAGAGATATAGACTTCTATTTTGGTACCATCATAATTGAATGTGCCATCAGAATTTCTTTTGCCTAATACCCATTTCATATCTACAGGTACAGACCATGCAGATCCTAATGAAAATCCGTTAACAGATCTTATTTCATTTCCTTTTCCTGTTGTAACCGCTGAATGAAACCAGCTTTTATCAATAAGTCTGTAGAAACCAATAGCTTTTCCTGCAGGAATGGGTGAATATCCGTCCCACTTTTCTCCTAAAGGATAGTTAAATACAGTTAACCATTTTTGTCCGGCTGATTCTGCCAGCTGAGCAGGACTTATGGAGGCGCCACGCATATACAAAGCATAGGCTACCACATCATGACATACTCCACTGTTGTATTTCGAAATATTCTCTGCTCCTGAGAGAATAGCATGAGCAACGGGTGCTCTTTCTGATAGGGATAGCTGAGCCTTCCTGGCTCCTTCCGGTGTAATAAATGACATATAATATTTTGTTTGGTAGTGTAAAGATACAGCTTTATATTTAATCACTCTTGTTGGAGAATTGGACTGGATTTTTTAGCACATCATTAGTCTTTTATAAATTCCAGTAAGCGTTGTCTTGTAATTACCTGGTTTCCTCTATAAAAATCATCATCATCCAGTCGGGCCAGTGATGCGGTGGATTGTTCAGAAAGCCATATAACAAATGATTCTCTGTTTTTAAAAACCGTTGGAACTGAAAAATCAATCCCATCATAAAGTTCTCCGTATAAAAATTGATTTTTTTCATCCATTTTCATAGCCATTCCGCAAAAATCACGGTGCCGATATCCAAGTAAATATCCTTTTTGTAGTTTGTCAGCAACAAGTTCTGCTATTCTGTAGCCCAATAAAGCAGTGTCAGAAGCTAAGAAAATAGGATCATTGATCATGAAATATAAATATTAGAAATTGAACATATTATGATTAAATATATCTAGCAATAGTACATACATTCGTAGCTGAAAAGTTTTCCCTCTTTAAAAGTAAAAATAAAGAGTCCTGCATCTCCGTTCTGGATGTAATATTCGTGTGGGGACGAAATCCAGCGTGCAGACAGCATATCACCAAAACGGGTTACAAAATTTCTTTCATCATAATGGGAATCCATACGTTCATTTCCCAAAACTAAAATTTCACCATTACTGAAAGACATTTTATAGATACTTCCGGAAACTTTTCCTTTATATTCTTCAAAAGCAATAATGATATTGGGTGTTCTATAGAAATATTGAGGTTCCCAGCCACATTCCGGCATGTTTGGAATATCTTTAATCTTCTGCATCTCCAGCTGCTTCATCTGTGCACCTGTAATTTTTCCGTCAAAAAGGGCAGTTTCCTTCCATATAAAATGTAGGTTTAAAGCTTTAAGTTTTTTTTCATAAGCTTTAGCTTCTGGTTTTTTTCCAAATTGATCTGCAAGAAGAAGCTCAAAGTCAATATCTACTTTTGAGTTTTCTACATTGGTATTGGCATATGACTCTTTCCAAAAGTTTAAGGCTTGTTTAAGATTTTTATCTTCCAGCCATGCCATTTCACGTAGTCTTCCAACCTGAGCCAGTTCTTTTTCCTTGTCTTTACCCTTTACTGCCAGATAGTCTTTCAGAACTTTTTCGTAGGTAAGTTCAGCACCCAGATATTTCATTTGGATATATTCGGGATTTTCGTGGAAATGATCCCCAATATAGATCCAGCCATCCTGATATAAAGGCACATAATCAATACAGACCATTTCATTTAAAGATGCTTTCCTTACCGGGATGCTTTCTGTTGTAGAAGCTTTCCGTACACGCAGTTCCGATACCTGTACATAGAAATGCGGACATTGGAATCCTTGTGATCCTCTATTGAAATATTGGGCAGGTTCTCCGGAAGACTTTTTACCACGCATCGTTTTTTGTAAAGACTGGCGGTCTATAAAACCAATATCGCCATTGCTTACCTGTACTTTGTATTGTGTTCGGGTGGAATCGAGAAGGTAAACAGGTGCCTCGGTAGAAAACACTCCCAGAAGATCCTTATTATTTCCCTGATCACGGTAAAGGTGTCCCCATTCGGATGTATAAACCGGTTGTTGGCCGGGGCTCTGAGCCATAGTATTGTAAAAGCAACAATGAATGATGCTGGCTCCTAATAATATCTTTTTCAACATATAATAATTTGTATAAGGCAAAAATCACCGGTTTTAACAGGTAGATTCGTTATTGTAATAGAGTTATTCCCATCAAAAATACTGAAAAATGAAGGGTTGTCCTATACTTATTGTTATTCAGAATGGGTATAAATTCCATCCTATTCACCTACTTCCATTGGGTAGAGTAAATAAAAATACTATTTTTATCGGCCAAAAAAAATTAAAGACTAATTATGCCGACTGATGCTTCTCATAAGCTGATTCCGATGACAACTTTCGTGTTGGAATATTATTCACACGAAGGATATGCTGATCTTCAGATTTTGAATCTGATGAATAATTATGCCAATTTTTTAAAGAAGCGCCTGACTCTTGGAATGTTTGTTCCTTTAGATCGTGAAGGAAATATTCTGAAAGAACCCAAAAATTATACGGAATGGAAGTCTCTCGATCATAATGACGGGAAAAGAACAGATGTTGCAGGATTTGAAGAATATGCCGAATATCAGAAGGCAGAACAGAACTGTATGTTTGAAGGTTTTAAAGTAGACTATAACGGATATTCAAAAGTGAGAATCATTGCTTCATATGATGCTTCCATTGAATTATCTTTTAATAAGAACGACCTGATTCCTTCAGGATATCATGATGTAGAATCACTTACCGTTTTTGATGACATCTTTTTAACATCGAGCGCATTAAAAGCGATAGGAATAATAAAGAGGTGAAACTTTAATATATAATGAAAAACGTTTATCAGTCTGATAAACGTTTTTTTGTTTTGATATTTTATCTTACACATTCTCCTGAATGGCAGTGATAGCCTGAAGGACACTGTCCGTTGATACAGGGACCCGCTGCATCAGGATAGCATCTTTCATCTGCGCGACAATGAGAATGAGGAGGACATAAGGAAAGCAGATTTCCAAAACAGATGCCTACAGGAAGAGGAAGATTCAGCTCTATACCAATTTTTCCCACAATGTTTTTTAATGTTTTTCTGTTTAATTTTTTCATGGTTTTTGTTTTAAGGTGTTATTGTTTTTTTACTATATTTTCAAGTTCTGTTATGAAACCTTTCTGTGCCGTATTGATCCGTTGCTGTGCTTCTTCTGAAGCAAACCATTCCCATTGATCTACTTCGGGAATTTCTATTATTTTGCCGGATTTGGGTGGCCATTCCATAGAGAAGGTATTGCTGTAAAGTGCTGAAGTATCAATATGCCCCTCCAATGCCCAGGCGTAAACTATTTTTCCTCCTTTTTGCTTAATGGGTGACAACTCAATAAAGTTCCCTTTCACTGTTTTTCCTGTTTCTTCTTTAAATTCCGTTAATGCACGTTCCAATGGATTTTCATCTGGAAGCAGCTCTCCTTTTGGAATAGACCATGCTTCCAGGTCTTTATTTTTCCAGAAAGGCCCGCCAGGATGAACAAGAAAGTAATACAGACTATCTTTTTCTTTTTTAAAAAGCAAAATACCCGCACTCGTTTTCATGGGCTTAAAGGTTTGATTATTAAAGATATGAAAAATATATAATCCGGAAGGTCAGTAAGATAAACTATTCTTTTTAAATTCAGAAGGAGACATTTCTTTATATGTTTTGAATATTTTATTGAAATGGCTGGCATCATTGAACCCCAGTTTATCGGCAATCTCACTGATATTATAATGGCTATGAAGCAAAAGTTTTTCTGCAGTTTTCATTTTATGCTGTATAACATGCTGTTGTATAGAAAAGCCAGTCTGTTTTTTGATATAAATGCTGATATAATTAGGGGACAGCATAAATTCTTTAGCCAGGTTTTCAATTTTCATTTTATCTGCATCTAAAGCATTAATGTTGATATAATACAACATCTTTTCAATTCTGCTTACATTTTGTGTGACCCAGTTTTTGGTAGTACTATTATGCATTGTATTTCGGATCAGAATAGTGATGATACTGGAAAAAAGATCGGTTGAGATTTCTTTGTTGTACGTATTTTTATGGTTGAACTCATAGAGAAGGATACGTGCAAGTTGCAGCAGATGTTCCCTGTCCGTTTTACTTTGAATCACCGATTCATAGACAAAAGAATGGTCTTCCATCAGAAGTTGGATCACTTTTTTAAGCTCATTATTTTTGTTGGACAAAAGGTTTTGCCAGATATATTGTTCCGTAAATTTTATATAGATGAAACGTGTTTTACTGGTAATGGAAAATTCATGCCCGTCACTTGGTCTCAGAAGGAAAACGTCCCCTTTTTTATAAGGAAAAGTAATATTATTGAGATGATGAAATCCTTTTCCATTCTCTATGATAATGAGTTCATAAAAGTTATGATTATGATACTCAACATCCCAGATTTCTTTTTCGATGCTGAAAACATTAAAAGAATTGAAGTTAACGATTCGTTTCATGAAAGAATGGATTTTTACAAATTTACCATTAATTATTACAATATATCATAATTCATTATTGACCAATTTTGCTCTATTAAATACATTCAAAATGAAATATATAAAACAATCAATACTGTTAGTTGCTTCAACAATCGTTCTGATGTCATTTTCTGATCATGATAAGGATAAAAGGGCAAAAAAAGATCAATCTGAAACAAAAATTCTAACAAAAAAACAATGGCCAAATGGAGCTCAATTGGTGATTTCCGTTTCTATGCAGTTTGAAACAGGCGGACAGCCTGAAGGCGCTGAAAGTCCTTTCAGTAGTACTCCACTTCCTAAAGGCAACCCGGATCTTCCGGCAGAAAGCTGGTATCGTTACGGAGGAAATGAAGGAATTTACAGAATGCTGGATCTATGGAAAAAATATGACATTAAAGTAACTTCCCATGTAGTGGGAACAGCAGCGGAAAAGTATCCGGAAGTGGCAAAAGCTATTGCAAACGGAGGTCATGAAATTGCAGCTCATGGTTTTACCTGGGATAATCAGTGGAATAAGAATTATGCTGACGAACTGAATTTTGTAAAGAAAGGTGTAGATGCTGTTGAAAAAATTACAGGCCAGAAAGCTGTTGGCTATAACTGTAACTGGCTCAGAAGAAGCCCGAATACCCTTAAAGTGTTACAGGATCTTGGTTTTCTGTATCATATTGATGATTTAAGCCATGATGAACCTTTTATTACCAAAGTAAAAGGGAAAAATTTTGTTGTTATTCCTTATACCCTTCGTAACAATGATATCGTCAATATTGAAGGAAAACACTGGAGCCCTGATCAGTTTTTAAACCAATTGAAATTTGAATTCGACCGTCTTTATGAAGAAGGAGCTTCCAAAAGAAGAATGATGAGCATCAGCTTTCACGACAGAATCGGTGGAACTCCTGCAATGATGCATGCTATGGAGGAATTTATTAAATATACTAAAGAAAAACAAGGGGTAGTCTTTATGAGAAAGGATGATATTGCCAAAATGGTTATAAATGATCCTGACACTCTTGTTGATAACAGTGAAGAAAAGTTTAACTAAGTAAAGAAGCGGGAAGCTGGAGGAAAGAAGGTATTGAAGTCTGCAAAGTACTTTTATGACCTGTATAATTTCCTTCTTCGGTCTTCCATCCAAAAATACCTTTATGAATAATACAAAAACAGCCTATTTTTTCCTTCGCGTGTCTATGGGAATTAACCTTTTAGGGCACGGATTGGTTCGTCTTGTAAAACTACAGGACTTTGCATCAGGAATGATGAAAGGTTTTGAAACAAGCTGGCTTCCACAGCCATTGGTACACCTGTTCGGGATTACACTCCCCTTTTTAGAATTGATGATCGGATTACTGCTGATGGTTGGTTTTAAAACCCGCATTGCCACTATAGCTGGCGCATCCCTGATTATCCTGCTGCTTTTTGGATGCAGTACGGTTGAAAATTGGGAAGCCATGGGAATTCAGATGATCTATGCAGGTTTGTTTTACATCCTGATCAGCAGAATAGAAGACAATTATCTGGCTTTAGACAGGAAATGATAAAAGAAAATTCTAAGAGCCGGGTAAGTAAAGAAAACGAAGAGAATACTATATTATTCAAACATTGTTAGCTTTTTTTTCCCGGCTTTTTTATGTCATCAGAGATTATGTTACAACTTCCATGGATTTAGCTACCTTGTTTTTATAATTATGCCCGAATTTTGCATCATAAATAATAGCGACTGAAAATATTCTATTTATTTTGAACGCAATACATAACCCTCAAAATTAGAAATGATGCAAACCATATTAGGAGCCAATGGACAGATTGGTGAAGAACTGGCAAGAGAACTGAAAAGAAATTATACTTCAGACATCCGCATTGTCAGCAGAAATGCTAAAAAAGTAAATGATACTGATACTATTTTTTCTGCAGATTTATCAGACAGAGAAAAAGCTATAGAAGCCGTGAAAGGAAGCGAGATTGCTTATTTCACACTTGGACTTCCTATGGATACAGATCTGTGGGAAAAGCAATTCCTGGTGATTTTGAAAAACGTCATTGAAGCCTGTAAAATCAATGGTACCAAACTGGTTTTTTTTGACAATACCTATATGTACCCTCAAAATAATGAGGTCTTAACGGAACAAACCCCATTCTCTCCTGTAGGAAGAAAAGGAATGGTGAGAAAACGGATGACGGAAATGCTTTTAAAAGAAATGGAAGCAGGAACAATAGAGGCTGTCATCTGCAGAGCTCCTGAATTTTATGGACCGGGAAAAACTCAAAGTATTACCAATAGTCTTATTTTCAATGCAATTAAAGAAGATAAAAAACTAAAAGTTCCTTTGAGAGACAGTAAGCTGCGAAGCCTGATCTGGACTCCTGATGCAAGCCGTGCAACAGCTTTAATAGGAAATACACCTGATGCCTATAAACAGACATGGCATTTACCGGTAGATGATCATAAACTGAATTATGAAGAGTTCATTGCTTTGGTTTCTCAGATTTATGGTAAAGAATTTAAGTATTCTGTAATTCCGAAACTGGCTTTTAAAATAGGATCTTTATTCAACAAAAATGCAAAAGAATTACTGGAACTGCTTCCAAGATATGGGTATGATAACCTTTTTGATGATTCAAAATTCAGAAAAAGATTTCCGGAATTTCAGGTAACCACTTACAGACAGGGAATTGAGCAGATAAAAAAAGAACAGCAGACGGCAAAATAATCACGTTAAAAATAGGTAACTTAGAAAAACGAACACCACAACCGAAGGACAAAACATTCCCCTCCTATGGAAGGGCGGTAAAAAAGAAATAAAATGAAAGCTCCTGAAAAAGTAACCTCCATTACAGCACTACACAAATATCTGAAGTTGAAAAGACCTTCCAACCCTTTGATCAGTGTGTTTGATTTTAATGAAGTGAATGTAGATCCGGAAACTATTCTGAGTGCGGTGACTACAGATTTTTATGTGATTTCTATTAAAAAAGATTGTGCAGGAAGATGCAAATACGGACAGCACTATTATGATTTTGAGGATGGAATCATGTATTTTATTGCTCCTCATCAGGTTCTGCAGTTTGAAGATATTCTGCTTTCTGAGGTTAGGGGAAGTGTATTGGTTATTCACCCCGATTTCCTGCAGGGATATCCGTTGGCTTCTGTTATAAAAGAGTATGGATACTTCTCTTATTCTGCCAATGAAGCGTTGTATCTCTCCGAAAAAGAAGAAAAATCTATAACGGATATTCTGGACAATATCAATAGGGAGATTGAAGCCAATATGGATGGTTTTACTCAGGATTTATTGGTATCCAACATTGATTTGCTGTTAAAATACTGTGACAGATTCTACAACCGTCAGTTTTTAACCCGAAAAAAAGTGAATCATGATCTTTTGACTCAGCTTGAAACGTTACTCGATGATTATTTTAAAAATGAAAAACTGTTGATCAATGGGATTCCCACCGTGCAGTTCGTAGCAGCACAAATGAATATAAGCCCTAATTATCTGAGTGACATGCTGAGAGTCCATACAGGACAAACAACGCAGCAGCATATTCAGAACAGAATGATTGAAAAGGCAAAAGAGCTGCTTTCTACCACCACAATGTCCGTTTCTGAAATTGCCTATAATTTAGGATTTGAACATCCCCAGTCTTTTCACCGCTTATTTAAAAACCAGACGGCTGTTTCTCCATTGGAGTTCAGAAAGTCTTTTAATTAATGATATCATGATGAAAACTATCTTATTAATTGTAACAAACATAGAACAATATGCCAGTGGTCATCTTAAAACCGGATTATGGCTGAGCGAGCTTACCCATATTTACCACGCGGCAAAGGAGAAAGGATGGAAGATTACCATAGCTTCTCCTAAAGGTGGAAATACTCCTATTGACCCGGAAAGTCTGAAACCTCTGGTGCTTGACGGTATTTCAAAAAGTTATTATGAAAATCCGGTATTTATGAATGAATTGGCTCAGACAAAAAGCCTTGATATGGTAAAAAATGATTCCTTCGACTGTATTTATCTTGCGGGAGGACATGCTACCATGTATGATTTTCCTGATAATACTACTTTACAGGAGATTCTCAGAGATCAGTATGAAAGCAATAAAATGGTTGCTGCGATTTGTCATGGGGTCGGAGGATTACTGAACGTAAGACTTTCGGATGGAGAATATATGATTAAAGGTAAAGCTGTTACCGGATTTGACTGGTTTGAAGAAACATTGGCAAGAAGAAAAAATGAAGTTCCTTTTAATCTTGAAGAAGCTCTTAAACAGCGGAATGTACATTACAGAAAAGCATTTATTCCTATGACTTCCAATGTTGTAGTTGATGGCAGTTTGATTACCGGACAAAATCCATTTAGCTCTAAAGAAATGGCTAAAGTAGTAGTTTCTGAACTTGAAAAACAGGCATTCATGTAGAAGGCAGCTATGAATATTTTACTATATTTGTTTTAATTCTATGGTATTTATGGGGGAAAGAAATGGATTATGGCGGTATATACAGGTATTTAATGTATTTTTAATGCTAGTCCATTTGGTGATCCTAAAAACTGAAAATTCCCAATTTTCTTCTATCAAAATCAAACAAAATTACAGTCAGGAAGAGACATCTCATAAAAAATGTAATAAAATTAATCTCGAAGAAAACAACAGAACTCCAATAAAGTGCAACAGTAATTATTGTTCCGGCTTTTCTCTGTTTTTTACCGCTTCTTTTCATTCTTTTGCATTTGAAAAATTTATGGATCAGGAAATCCATAACCGCTATTTTTTGTATGATGATCCACCCTATTATTCATTTTTTAATTCTATCTGGATTCCTCCCAAAATAAAAATGTAGATTTCAGATACCCGTAAAGAACACGATCTGAAATTAACAAACAGAATCCTATTATTTAATCAACATCACATGACCAGCTATTGTTCATGGTTTTGTCATGTTGATGTAATCAATCAATGAATTAAAAAAATAATGAAAACAATACTATCAAACCTCGAAAAAAATACAGTCAGCATCTATGTAATTTGTAGAATATTAATTGGATTATTCTTTTTTATAGCAGGTTTCAATAAACTTTTCCATCCTATTTTTCAGGGGTATATGTTCAATACCATCAGTACTATAGGATTTCCATTTCCTCAGTTTACCGCCAATTTTACCGCTTTTTGTGAATGTATATTCGGTTTATTTTTAATGCTGGGCTTTTGGACAAGAATAAGCTCTGCATTTTTAATCATCATTATACTTGTTGCCTTATTTACGCATGATCTGAGTTCCATTCCAAAGGAACTTATTCCTATAAAATCTGAAACCGGAGTATATGAAATGGATCCTTTTACATGGCTGAGTTATTTCCTTTATTTACCTCAGGTACTGTATCTTTTGTTCCTGCTCCTCTTCTTGTTTCAGGGTTGCACAGGATTTGGAATTGATATTTTAAAAAAAACAGATCTTAAATAATTAATTAGTTTAAGCAGCTCTTTTTTAAGAGCTGCTTTTTTGTTGGATAATCGCAAAGGCGAAAGGTGTTTTAAAATATATAATTAGGTGCAGGAAATCAGAGATTTTTAGTAAGAGATGTGTTATAAATTTTCTCGCAGATAAAACAGATTACGCAGATTTATATAAATATCTGCGTAATCTGCAAAATCAGCGTGAGATAAAAAAAACTATGCTCTATTCTACTTTATAGGAGATAAAACCCTTGCGCCTTTGCATACCTTAAACATACAAAAGCATACTGTTTAAAAAAGTACTTAAAATAGAAAAACGCAAAGTTTTAATGGTTTCAGATTTTTACTAAAAATGAGTAATGATAGTGTCAACAGACCATATCATTTATTTTCCCCCTTTGATTTCTCAAATTAAAGTAAAACATTAAAATCTTTGCGTTAGATATAAGTATGCTTAGAAAAAATTAATGTAATTGATTCAAGCTTTGCTCCCTTAAAATATTAAGAATTAACACATCAAATCTTTGCGTTTAAAACCATACTTTTTACAACCGTCTTTTATGACAAAAGGGATTTTGCT of the Chryseobacterium viscerum genome contains:
- a CDS encoding MauE/DoxX family redox-associated membrane protein; the protein is MNNTKTAYFFLRVSMGINLLGHGLVRLVKLQDFASGMMKGFETSWLPQPLVHLFGITLPFLELMIGLLLMVGFKTRIATIAGASLIILLLFGCSTVENWEAMGIQMIYAGLFYILISRIEDNYLALDRK
- a CDS encoding AraC family transcriptional regulator, with product MKRIVNFNSFNVFSIEKEIWDVEYHNHNFYELIIIENGKGFHHLNNITFPYKKGDVFLLRPSDGHEFSITSKTRFIYIKFTEQYIWQNLLSNKNNELKKVIQLLMEDHSFVYESVIQSKTDREHLLQLARILLYEFNHKNTYNKEISTDLFSSIITILIRNTMHNSTTKNWVTQNVSRIEKMLYYININALDADKMKIENLAKEFMLSPNYISIYIKKQTGFSIQQHVIQHKMKTAEKLLLHSHYNISEIADKLGFNDASHFNKIFKTYKEMSPSEFKKNSLSY
- a CDS encoding alkaline phosphatase, whose product is MDRRKFLKGSALLSGLLTLSPSDLWSFGKTVENPQKGKAKNIIFMVSDGMSLGTLSMADLYSRNILGKGSNWLNLYHEKKVTRALMDTASASSIVTDSAAASSAFGGGIRVKNGVLNMGANGEKHLPIWQQYKKAGKKAGCVTTVTITHATPAGFCVNSSKRNAEPQIAEMYADLELDVLLGGGDEFFNPAKREDKKDLYSVYSKKGYRILKTQNDLKEIKKGEKLLGIFNSGALPYSIDRVHVPEFKNTPTLAEMAKTAIDQLKDHPTGFVLQIEAGKVDWSAHANDIAALIHDQLAFDEAVKTVMDFAEKDGNTLVIITTDHGNANPGTIYGTDATKKFNSISEYQYTNEYILNKIQKDYSVKDIKDWIYEGNKIILNDDEAKHLLSFYNGLEKEEEGLYNYKKLPFKLYSEIQKSRNSVGWISMDHSGDYVEVAAYGPGNEHLQPFIKNTDLHDLMLKACLI
- a CDS encoding NUDIX hydrolase, yielding MKTSAGILLFKKEKDSLYYFLVHPGGPFWKNKDLEAWSIPKGELLPDENPLERALTEFKEETGKTVKGNFIELSPIKQKGGKIVYAWALEGHIDTSALYSNTFSMEWPPKSGKIIEIPEVDQWEWFASEEAQQRINTAQKGFITELENIVKKQ
- a CDS encoding MerC domain-containing protein, which codes for MKSKILDAVGISAAVLCLIHCIVFPLLLIVPLGISHNPYIDLGFLCIGTIVVFRVTRKITNHWLKLLFWISVSLIFISVLIDLIFEIHVPLIYFGAAGLITGHIINFKNHKH
- a CDS encoding GTP-binding protein, which gives rise to MTKKLPVTVLSGFLGAGKTTLLNHILHNKQGLKVAVIVNDMSEVNIDARLVENQNTLSRTEEKLVEMSNGCICCTLREDLMIEVERLAHENRFDYLLIESTGISEPIPVAQTFTYIDDESGIDLSRFSYVDTMVTVVDCFNFMKDFGSNELLMDRDLTDMEGDYRTIVNLLTDQIEFANVIILNKTDLINSETLGFLKAAIKKLNPDAVILHSEFGKVEPQQILNTQLFDFDKAQSSAGWQKELQSEHHTPETEEYGISSLVFRDRKPFHPVRLWNYLNHHYPEGTIRAKGLFWLASRPDDALNFSQAGGSFRLEKAGVWWGSMPMNQRVQYSSFAENQEFIESRWDKNWGDRINELVFIGQNLDKDQMLSDLQHCLINEQEKELLDQKQPFEDPFPKNI
- a CDS encoding polysaccharide deacetylase family protein, whose translation is MKYIKQSILLVASTIVLMSFSDHDKDKRAKKDQSETKILTKKQWPNGAQLVISVSMQFETGGQPEGAESPFSSTPLPKGNPDLPAESWYRYGGNEGIYRMLDLWKKYDIKVTSHVVGTAAEKYPEVAKAIANGGHEIAAHGFTWDNQWNKNYADELNFVKKGVDAVEKITGQKAVGYNCNWLRRSPNTLKVLQDLGFLYHIDDLSHDEPFITKVKGKNFVVIPYTLRNNDIVNIEGKHWSPDQFLNQLKFEFDRLYEEGASKRRMMSISFHDRIGGTPAMMHAMEEFIKYTKEKQGVVFMRKDDIAKMVINDPDTLVDNSEEKFN
- a CDS encoding Fur family transcriptional regulator gives rise to the protein MKQVRNTHAKTEILSLINDSEIALTHSDIQKKLGDLCNRVTIYRVLERLENEGAIHKIVNIDGVVNFAKCSGKCTHEKHFHNHVHFNCKECNSVTCIENAIPEISLPEHFIAQEYNFIISGICPKCADA